The genomic segment ATCAACGAGGCAGGCTCGGCGGCGGCGTTCACCGCGGTCGGCACCTCCTACGCCACGCACGGCGAGCCGATGCTGCCGGTCTACATCTTCTACTCGATGTTCGGGTTCCAGCGCACCGGCGACCAGCTGTGGCTGGCGGGGGACCAGATGACCCGCGGCTTCCTGCTCGGCGCCACCGCGGGGCGCACCACGCTGACCGGCGAGGGCCTGCAGCACGGCGACGGGCACTCGCTGCTGCTGGCGTCGACGAACCCGGCGGTGGTCTCCTACGACCCGGCGTACGCCTACGAGATCGGGCACATCGTGCGCGACGGCCTGGCGCGCATGTACGACAGCGACGACCCGGCGCGCGCCGCCGTGGAGCCCGACGGGCGCGACCCGAACGTCATGTACTACCTGACGGTCTACAACGAGCCGATGGTCCAGCCGGCCGAGCCGGAGGACGTCGACGTCGAGGGGATCCTGCGCGGCATCCACCGGGTCGCCGCCGCCGAGGGCGGCGAGGGCCGCCCGCGCGTGCAGCTGCTCGCCTCCGGCGTGGCGGTGCCGTGGGCGCTGGAGGCGCGGGACCTGCTGTCCCGCGACTTCGGCGTGGACGCCGACGTGTGGAGCGTGACGTCCTGGAACGAGCTGCGCCGAGACGGCCTCGCGTGCGACGAGTGGGCGTTCGACCACCCCGGCGAGGAGGCGCCCGTGCCGTTCGTCGCCCAGCGCCTCGGCGACGCGACCGGCCCGGTGGTGGCGGTCAGCGACTGGATGCGGGCCGTGCCCGACCAGATCCGCCAGTACGTGCCGCAGGAGTACGTCTCCCTCGGCACCGACGGGTTCGGGTTGTCCGACACCCGCCCGGCCGTGCGGCGGTACTTCCACGTCGACGGGCCGAGCATCGCCTACCGGGCGCTGCAGGTCCTCGCCCGCCGCGGCGAGGTCGACGCCGGCGTGCCGGCCAAGGCGTACGAGACCTACCGCCTGGACGACGTCACGGCCGGCACCACCGGCAGCGCCGGCGGCGAGAGCTGACCCCCTCGTCGTGATCTTGCACGTCCGGTCCGTGCCTGCGGGTCCCTCCGCCGGGACGCGGCGACCGGAGGTGCAAGATCACGGCAGGGGGCGGGGCCGCCGGTCAGCGGCTGAAGCGGTCCTTGCGCTGGTCGGCCTCGGTGATGGCCCGCTCGAGCTCGGCGCGCACCCCGGCCACGCGCTGCTGGTCGGGGAACTGGTCGAAGGCCTGCAGGTGGCGGCGGGCCTCCGCGATCCGGCCCGCCTCCACGGCGGCGTGCACCAGGTGCCGGCCGGCGTCGATCACGTGCTCGCGCGGGCGCCAGTGCCCCACGCCGAGGCCGAGGGCGTCGTCCGGCAGGCCGGCCTCGCGCAGCACGGCGAGGCTCTCGGCGAGCGCCTGGCCGCTGTGGTCGCGCTCCGCGGCCGTGCCCAGGCGCCGCAGCGCGCCCTCGCGGTCCTCGTGGACCGACAGGCGGCCCAGCTCCACCAGGGCGTACCAGGCGCGGCCGTTGCGCGCGGTCTCCTCCGCCAGCGCCCACACCGCGTCGTCCGCGGCGCGCTGCGGGTCACCGCCCTCGTGGCCCTCCGCCGCGCGGCGGCGCACGATGTCGGCCAGGCGCCGGAAGGCCTGCTCGTCGTTCGGGTCGTGCTCGAGGCGCTCGCGCAGCCGCACCTCCTCCGCCGCGTCCACCGGCACCCGGCGGCTCTTGGGCACCAGGGCCACCGGGGGCTTCAGGGCCGGGCGCAGGCCCTGCGTGCGGGCGATGACCGCGCGGTTGCGCAGGCGATCCAGCAGTCCCATGCGGTCCTTCCGTCCCTGCGCCGTCGGCGGGCGCCGTCCGCCCCGAGGAGCCCGAGACTAACCCTGCGGGGCGCCGCGGGACCATCCCGGCGCCGTCCGCCGGCGCCCGGCCGCCCCCGCGAGCGGCCGCCCGGGAGCGCGGCAGGCGCTCGCGGAGCGTTGTAGGGGCCCTACAAGGCGGCCCTAGGCTGGCGGGCGTGTCAGCGCAGCCGCCCGGCGCCGGGCCGGACGAGGACGCGCTGCGCCGCCTGCAGGCCGGGGTGGGCCAGCTGGCCGGCGCGGCGCTGGAGCGCCTCGACGAGACGCTGCCCTGGTACGCGGCGATGGGGCCGCAGGAGCGCTCGTGGGTGGGGCTGGTCGCGCAGGCCGGCATCTCCGCGTTCGTCGCCTGGTACCGCTCGCCCGAGCGGCGCCCGGAGGTCTCGGCCGACGTCTTCGGCACGGCCCCGCGCGAGCTGACCCGCGCGGTCTCGCTGCACCAGACCCTGCAGCTGGTGCGCGTCGTCGTCGACGTCGTCGAGGACCACGTGCCGGTCCTGGCGGCGCCCGAGCGCCGGCAGGACCTGCGCGAGGCGGTGCTGCGGTACTCGCGCGAGGTCGCCTTCAGCGCCGCGGAGGTCTACGCGCGCGCCGCCGAGGCCCGGGGGGCGTGGGACGCGCGCCTGGAGGCCCTCGTCGTCGACGCCCTCGTGCGCGGGGAGGCCGACGACTCCCTGGCCGGCCGCGTGACGGCGCTGGGCTGGCGCGGCAGCCAGGAGGTCGTCGTCGTCGTCGGCCACCGGCCCCCGGGCGGGCCCGAGCAGGTCGCGGCCGAGCTGCGCGCCGCCGCCCGGGCCGGAGCGACCGACGCCCTGGTGGGGCTGCAGGGCGAGCGCGCGCTCGTCGTGCTCGGCGCGGAGGACGCGCGCGCGGCCGCCGAGGCGCTGGCGCCCCGCTTCGGCCCCGGCCCGGTCGTGCTCGGCCCGCCCGCTCCGGGGCTGCCCGCGGCCTCCCGCTCGGCGCGGGCGGCGCTGCTGGGCATGACGGCGGCGCGCGCGTGGCCGGAGGCCCCGCGGCCCGTGGCCGCCGACGACCTGCTGCCCGAGCGCGTGCTCGCCGGCGACGCCAGCGCGCGCCGCGCCCTGGCCGACCGCGTGCACGCGCCGCTGCACGCCGGCGCCCCGGTGCTGCTGGAGACGCTGCGCACCTACCTCGCGTGCGGGCGGGGCCTGGAGGCCACCGCGCGCACGCTCTTCGTGCATCCGAACACGGTGCGCTACCGCCTGCGCCGGATCGCGGAGGTCACCGGCTGGGACGCCACCTCCGCCCGGGAGGCGTACGTGCTCCAGGTGGGCCTGGCGGTCGGGGCGCTGGCGGAGCGGGCACCCCGACCGGCGGACCCGACAGCTCGTCCTTTGGCGGGTTCCTCCAAAGATCACCGCTGAGCTTCGTGGACGTCATCATCGGAGCACCCGTGCGCCAGCGGGCAAGGTGGAGGACGTGCTCGTCGTCGTCTGCCCTGGCCAGGGCGCCCAGGCCCCGGGGATGCTCTCGCCGTGGCTGGAGCTGCCCGGCGCGCGCTCCCAGCTGCAGTGGCTGTCCGCGGTCTGCGGCCTCGACCTGGTCGCCCACGGGACGACCTCGGACGCCGCGACCATCCGCGACACCGCCGTGGCCCAGCCGCTGCTCGTCGCGAGCGGCCTGGTGGCCCTGCGCGCCCTGCTGCCCTCCCCCGAGGACGTCGCGACCGCGGTGAGCGCGACCGCGGGGCACTCGGTGGGCGAGATCACGGCGGCGGTGGTCGCCGGCGTCCTGACCCCCGAGCAGGCCCTCGTGCTCGTGCGCGAGCGCGGCCGGGCGATGGCCGCCGCGGCCGCGGTCACCCGCACCGGCATGAGCGCCGTCGTCGGCGGCGACCCGGAGGAGGTCGAGGCGGCCGTCGCCCGCGCCGGCGCGACCGCGGCGAACCGCAACGGCGGGGGCCAGGTCGTCGCCGCCGGCACGCTCGAGCAGCTGGCCGCGCTCGCGGCCGACCCGCCGGCCCGCGCGCGCGTGATCCCCCTGCAGGTCGCCGGCGCCTTCCACACCGAGCACATGGCACCCGCCGTGGAGGTGCTGGAGCGCTACGCACCGGCGATCGCTCCCGCCGACCCGCGCGTGCTGCTGCTGTCCAACGCCGACGGCGCGGTCGTGGCCGACGGCGCGCAGGTGCTGCGCCGCGTGGTCGCCCAGGTGGCCAACCCGGTGCGCTGGGACCTGTGCCAGGAGACCCTCGCCGGGCTCGGGGTCACGGGGCTCGTGGAGCTGGTGCCGGGCGGCACCCTGACGGGCCTGGCGCGGCGGTCGCTGCCGGGCGTGGAGGCCGTGGCCCTGCGCACCCCCGACGACCTGGACGCCGCCCGGGACCTGCTGGCCCGGCACGGCGCCCCCGCACCCCAGCGCACCGGCGCGCCCAGCCCCCACCACCCCGGGAGCCCCGCATGACCGCGACCACCCCTGCGACCACCCCCGCGATCACCCCTGCGACCGGCTCGCCGCACGCGCGCCTGCTCGGCGTCGGCGCCTACCGCCCCGAGCGCGTCGTCACCAACGAGGAGGTGTGCCAGCACATCGACTCCAGCGACGAGTGGATCCGCCAGCGCACCGGCATCGAGACCCGCCGCTGGGCCGATCCCGAGACCACCGTGGTCGACATGTCCGAGGTCGCCGCGGCCGAGGCGGTCGAGCGCGCCGGGCTGGCCCCCAGCGACATCGACGCCGTCATCGTCGCCACGGTCTCCCACCCGTACCAGACGCCGTCAGCCGCCGCGATCCTCACGCACCGCATCGGCGCCACCCCGGCGGCCGCGTGGGACGTCTCCGCCGGCTGCGCCGGCTTCTGCCACGCCCTGGCGCAGGCCAACGACCTCGTGCGCGGCGGCACCGCCCGCCACGTCCTCGTCGTCGGGGTCGACAAGCTGTCCGACTTCACCGACCTCACCGACCGCTCCACGGCGTTCCTGTTCGCGGACGGCGCCGGCGCGGTCGTCGTCGGGCCCTCGGACACCCCGGGCATCGGCCCGACGGTGTGGGGCTCGGACGGCGCGCAGTGGGAGACGATCAAGAGCCGGCACTCCTGGCTGGACGTGCGCGCCAGCGACGAGCAGGTGTGGCCGCACCTGGTGCAGGAGGGCCGCTCGGTCTTCCGCTGGGCCGTGTGGGCCATGGCCCCGGTCGCGCAGAAGGCGATCGACGCCGCCGGCATCACCGCCGACCAGCTGCAGGCGTTCATCCCCCACCAGGCCAACATGCGCATCATCGACGCGATGGCCAAGCAGCTGCAGCTGCCCGCCGGCGTGCCGATCGCGCGCGACATCGCCCAGGCCGGCAACACCTCGGCGGCCTCCGTGCCGCTGGCGATGCACCGCATGCTCGCCGA from the Quadrisphaera sp. DSM 44207 genome contains:
- a CDS encoding CdaR family transcriptional regulator, which produces MSAQPPGAGPDEDALRRLQAGVGQLAGAALERLDETLPWYAAMGPQERSWVGLVAQAGISAFVAWYRSPERRPEVSADVFGTAPRELTRAVSLHQTLQLVRVVVDVVEDHVPVLAAPERRQDLREAVLRYSREVAFSAAEVYARAAEARGAWDARLEALVVDALVRGEADDSLAGRVTALGWRGSQEVVVVVGHRPPGGPEQVAAELRAAARAGATDALVGLQGERALVVLGAEDARAAAEALAPRFGPGPVVLGPPAPGLPAASRSARAALLGMTAARAWPEAPRPVAADDLLPERVLAGDASARRALADRVHAPLHAGAPVLLETLRTYLACGRGLEATARTLFVHPNTVRYRLRRIAEVTGWDATSAREAYVLQVGLAVGALAERAPRPADPTARPLAGSSKDHR
- a CDS encoding ACP S-malonyltransferase codes for the protein MEDVLVVVCPGQGAQAPGMLSPWLELPGARSQLQWLSAVCGLDLVAHGTTSDAATIRDTAVAQPLLVASGLVALRALLPSPEDVATAVSATAGHSVGEITAAVVAGVLTPEQALVLVRERGRAMAAAAAVTRTGMSAVVGGDPEEVEAAVARAGATAANRNGGGQVVAAGTLEQLAALAADPPARARVIPLQVAGAFHTEHMAPAVEVLERYAPAIAPADPRVLLLSNADGAVVADGAQVLRRVVAQVANPVRWDLCQETLAGLGVTGLVELVPGGTLTGLARRSLPGVEAVALRTPDDLDAARDLLARHGAPAPQRTGAPSPHHPGSPA
- a CDS encoding beta-ketoacyl-ACP synthase III, with the translated sequence MTATTPATTPAITPATGSPHARLLGVGAYRPERVVTNEEVCQHIDSSDEWIRQRTGIETRRWADPETTVVDMSEVAAAEAVERAGLAPSDIDAVIVATVSHPYQTPSAAAILTHRIGATPAAAWDVSAGCAGFCHALAQANDLVRGGTARHVLVVGVDKLSDFTDLTDRSTAFLFADGAGAVVVGPSDTPGIGPTVWGSDGAQWETIKSRHSWLDVRASDEQVWPHLVQEGRSVFRWAVWAMAPVAQKAIDAAGITADQLQAFIPHQANMRIIDAMAKQLQLPAGVPIARDIAQAGNTSAASVPLAMHRMLAEGQAPSGGLALLIGYGAGLAYASQVVVLP